A region of the Nevskiales bacterium genome:
TGCAGCGGCTTACCGTCGGATCCGCCGCCAGCCGGCGCGGCTCGATCGCATGACCGCAGCCGCAGCAGCGGCCGGTGTGGTTCACCTGGCGCGGCGGCCGGCTGAGCCGGTGGTTCTGCAGCGCCGCTTCGCGGTGCGCTTCCTCCAGCGCGGCCGCGCGATCCACGATGTCTCCCATTACGCGGCGGTGCCCTTCGCCGGCCGGTCGCGCCGTACTCGCAGCACGTTGGTGCGTGGATCCAGCACCACGGTGTTCTCGTCCAGGCGCT
Encoded here:
- a CDS encoding TraR/DksA C4-type zinc finger protein, with translation MDRAAALEEAHREAALQNHRLSRPPRQVNHTGRCCGCGHAIEPRRLAADPTVSRCIGCQVSFENAHKRGCG